The DNA region CATTACCAAAGTAATTACTCAAAATATGAAAACAGTCACCATAGATTTTGGTGAGGGTTGTGAACTACGTAATGGTAATTTTGTAAGTGGTGCAATTATTATGGAATATGAAAAAAATCCTGAAGTTGCTACCAAAACTATTTCTTATACATACAGAAATTTCTATTTCAATAGAAAGCATGTTGAGGGCGGCGGTTCTATTTTAAGAGAACGAATGAATTCAAATGGAAATCCTCAATCTACAAAAACATTTGATGTTACTGTTACATGGCCAGATGAATCATATGCAAAAAAAGAAGGTGTCAAAATTAGAGAAATGATTGAAGGTAAAGGGACAAAAGCTTGGGGAGATAATGTGTTTTTAATTACGGGAAATTGGAAATTTACAAGGAAAAATGGTACTGTTTTATCCGCTACAGTTATTGAAGCATTAAGAAGAGAGTTAGCTTGTAAATTTTTGGTAAGTGGAGTTATTGAACTCGTTAAAAATGAAAATACCGCATTGCTATATTACGGAGATGGTAGCTGTGACGATTTAGCCACAATAAGTGTTAATGGAGGACCTAGAAGAGAAATTCATTTAAGTAATTTATAAAGAGGAAATTGTATTTTGAGTTTGAGCCTACAAAATTGTACAATTTTGTAGGCTTTTTATTTCTGCTCTTCTTTTTTTTCTCCTCTAATCGGTAAGTTTTGAATTAAATCAATATATAAATTGATTTGTTTTTTTAAATCTTTACGCTCTATAATTTTATCTAAAAACCCGTGTTCTAAGACAAATTCAGAACGTTGAAAGCCTTCAGGTAAATCTTTACCAACAGTGTCTCTTACAACTCGTGGTCCAGCGAAAGCAACAAGAGCATTAGGTTCTGCAAAGTTAACATCTCCTAGCATAGCATATGAGGCTGTTGTACCTCCAGTTGTAGGATCAGTACACAAAGAAATATAAGGAACACCAACTTCAGCCAATTGTGCCAATTTAGCCGATGTTTTTACCAATTGCATTAAAGAATAAGAAGCTTCTTGCATTCTTGCCCCGCCCGATTTAGAAATTAACAAAAAAGGAATTTTGTTCTTGATGGAATACTCAATAGCTCTAGCAATCTTTTCACCGACAACACTACCCATAGAACCTCCGATAAATGAAAAATCCATCGCGGCAATAACCAATTCTTTACCATAAGATTTGCCTACCGCGGTTCTAATGGCATCTTTTAATTTTGTTTTTTCTTGGGCTTCTTTTAGTCGGTCGGTATATTTTTTAGTGTCTTCAAACTTTAAAGGATCCTTGGCGGTAATCTTTGCATTTAGTTCTTCGTATTTATTTTCATCAAACAAAATTTCAAAATACTCATTACTTCCAATTCTTACATGATAGCCATCCTCTGGACTCACATAAAAATTTTCTTTCAACTCATCCGTATCCACTATTTTACCACTAGGCGTTTTGTACCAAAGTCCTTTAGGTACATCCTTTTTATCCTCAGTAGCAGTTTGAATTCCCTTATCTTTTCTTTTAAACCAAGACGACATATTGTATAATTTTTATAAGATGCAAGTTAATAAAAAATAAGAAAGCCCAATAAAAAATCTATTTTATTGGGCTTTCTTGATAAAAAGTCTTTTACAATGTATCTACGTTATTTAAGTCTTCAAAAGCTTTTTTAAGTCTTTCAACAAAAGTAATCTCTCCTTTACGTAGCCAAACTCTTGGGTCATAATGTTTCTTATTAGGAGAATCTGCTCCGTCAGGACTACCAATTTGCGATTTCAAATAATCAGCTTTTTCGTTCATATAATCTCTAACACCAGTCATAAAAGCATATTGCATATCCGTATCAATATTCATTTTTATAACGCCATAACCAATAGCTTCTCTAATTTCTTCAACGGTTGAGCCAGACCCGCCATGGAAAACAAAATCGATATGATTATGCTCTACACCGTATTTTTCAGAAATATATTCTTGTGAATTTTTAAGAATTTTTGGGGTTAACTTTACGTTACCAGGCTTATAAACACCGTGGACGTTACCAAAGGCAGCAGCAACGGTAAATTTATCGCTCACTTTTGAGAGTTCTTCATAAGCGTAAGCTACTTCTTCTGGTTGCGTGTATAATTTAGATTCGTCAACATCACTATTATCAACCCCGTCTTCTTCACCACCTGTAATACCCAATTCAATTTCTAAGGTCATTCCCATTTTACTCATACGAGCCAAATATTTTTTACAGATTTCGATGTTTTCCTCTATCGGTTCTTCGGAAAGGTCTATCATATGGCTACTGTACAACGGCTTACCTGTTTCTTTGTAATGTTGTTCGCTAGCATCTAACAAACCATCTATCCAAGGTAGCAATTTCTTTGCACAATGATCTGTATGCAAAATTACTGGAACACCATAAGCTTCCGCCAATAAATGGATGTGCTTAGCACCAGCTATAGCACCGACTATGGCAGCTTTTTGATTTTCGTTACTTAGACCTTTACCCGCATTGAACTGAGCACCTCCGTTGGAGAACTGAATGATAACTGGAGCATTCAAATCTCTAGCTGTTTCTAGTACTCCATTTATAGTATTTGATCCTATTACATTGACCGCCGGTAGAGCAAATCCTTTTTGCTTTGCATAGTTAAAAATCTCTTGTACTTGGTCGCCCGTAGCAACTCCTGGTTTTATATTGTGAGCCATAATTTATTGATTGTTGTTGAACTACAAAATTACGAAATTTAAATTAGGATGTGCGTGTGAGTATGTCTAAAAATACGAAAACGTTGTATTTTACGGTGAATACTTTTGATGTTACAGAATCTATTGTTTTTAACTAAAGAAAGTCTAACGGCCAGAGGCTACGCAACCAACCTAAAATGGATAATTGATGCCTATATTATAAACAGCATTACCAAAGTTGTAATTTTGAAACCACTTATTGTTAGTATCGAGATAGGGTTCATAGGTTTTAAACCCAGCATCTAAACGCAATACCAAGAAGCTGAAATCATAACGAATACCAAACCCAGAGCCTACGGCAATATCCTTTAATGAAGATAGTCCGTTAAATTTCCCTTTGCTAGAGGTAACATTTGAATTTGTAATATCCCAAATATTACCTGCATCAACAAAAAGAGCACTATAAAAATTGTTGACCAACTGAAAACGGTACTCTAAATTTGAAGTTAGTTTTAAACTTCCTACATTAAATTCCAAACCACTTCTTTCAGAACCTGGCCCTAGTTTAAAAGTATTCCAAGCTCTTATATCATTAGATCCGCCAGCACGATAACTCCGACTAAAAGGTATATCAGAATTTCCAATAGGAAAAGCTGCACCAATAAATGTTCTATGTACTAACGATGTATTTGAATTTACTGCCCAATACTTTTTATATTCAACTTCGGTTTTTAAATATTGAGCTATATCTAGACCAAAAAGCTGCTTTTTTGAACCGTCTGTTGGTTCTTTAACAAAAAGTGAGGTAATATTTCCCGAAGAAATTAATCTTGCAGTAAAACCCGAAAAGCTATTGTCGGTAAAACCCTCTCTGTTACTGTAATTATAGGTGTAAGACATTACAGGCACCAACACATCTTCCGTTAAAATACTTCTGCGTTCTTCAACATCTTTAGCTTTTTCATATTCCTCTGGATTGGAAATTGAAAACCCCTGATTAGGATCAATTAGATAACCAAGATAATTACTATGTTTTAAATCGTCTTTTGTAATATCAAACAATGGTATTATTTCTCCATTTTCATTGGTATAAGTTAGATCTGGAACAATAACTTCAGCTATTTTATTAAGCTTCCTAGCTTCTGACCTGAAAATTGTAAAATACCTATCGGTTCGTAAATGATTTATATACTGTACATTTAATAATTCAAATTTGTGATCTGTTGTATTAGAACTCTGCCAAGTATAGCCAATACCACCCGTAATATTTTGTCTATCTAAACCAATATTACGCTGTAGAGCAATACTTAAACCAATATTGGTCTTAGGTGTCATTCTTTTCGGAATAATACCGTTGGTGTTTATTGGAAATAAGATTCTTGGAATTTTTAAGGTAGCACTTGAACCGACTTCCCAAGCATTAAAGAGTTTAGAATTGTCAGAGATTTCTCTGGCAACATTTAAAAAAGAGCCTTGAAAGGATAATTCTAATACCTCTGCCCCTCTAAATACATTTCTGTTCAGCCACGAAAGCTTTCCTAAAATACCAAATGGTTTTATATTAGAGGTTATATACTCGTTATCAAACCCAAAAGAATATTTTTTTTGCGGTGTTAAATTTATGTCGGCTCTAAGTGAGCCATCAGCTTTTTCTTTATAAATAATATCTAACGAAGGTTTAAAATTTTGAAGCTCTCTTAAATATTTCCTTGTTAGTTGACCTTCGGTAGCCCTGTAAATGCTATCGGGTTGAATTATTATAGAATTTGCCAAATATTTTGGATTATATGCCAATTTTTCTGATGCATAAAAATTATAGCCTTTATACGACTTATGGTCTTTGTAATCTTCTATATCCCTTTTTTCAGTATAAGTAAAATCAGTAAATACATTTACTTCACTTACTTTTCTGATCTTAAATGGTTCTGTGTAAGCACTATCGTTTTCCTCTACAATTCTGTCATTTATTTCTAAAAGCACACTGGTTTTGTATGGTGATAACCCCAATGTATCTATCCAATATTCCATATTATTTTTTCCAAAATAATATACACCAGAATTTCTGAAAATATTTATAAGGCGATTTTCTTCATTTTCAAACTTGGTATAATCAATTTGATCATCCACAACAACCATTGATTTGTCTTTGTGTAATTGATATAGCGAATCCAATACAGGCGAACTGATTTCAGTTGTAAGGCTATCTATAAAATAAGGATTGTTTTTAGTAACTAAATAATCTACCGTAATTTTCTGATTGTCTTTTTTTATTTGTTTAAAAGTGACCTCAGCATCAAAATAACCCTTACTCTGATAATATTTGGTCAAAGAGTTTGCTGATTTTTTAATTTTTGTGCTATCTGAAATTACCGGGGCGTTACCGTTTTTTAAAAACCAAGCGTTTATGCCATTATAAGCTTTCTCTAAAGCCTTTACCTGCTTTTTAGAAAAAACATTAGCTAATTTTTGTTCTCTGTTGGGTTTTTTATCTAACCACTCTTGAAATTTAATTTCATAGTTAGGTTTAGCAAAATTGTAAATATGTAAAGAAATAGGTACTCCGAGTATTTTTGTATTTGGGGTTTGTCTTAAATAACTAAGAACATCTGGATTATTAATCTTTTTATCATCAACTATAATCGTGTTTTTTGACAACAGATATTTATCCTCAGGAATTCGTTTGGTTGCACTACAAGAAATAATAACTACAGTTATTATTATAAATACTATTATTTTAGCAAAATAGTTAAGCAATACAATTTTAGATTTAAAGGGTTCCCGTTTTCACGGGAATGACATGAATGATTCAATTTTTTTATACAAACACCAAAAATACTACTATTTGAATGTTAAGCAAAAATGAACTCAAGTTAATAACGAGTTTACAGCGAAAAAAGTACCGAATTCAGCATCAATTGTTCGTTGCTGAGGGCATAAAGGTTGTAAACGAATTTTTAAACTCCAATCTTCAAATCCAAAAATTATTTTGTGTTGAAGATTATTACCAATCAATATCAAAATATAAGCCAGAACTCATTTCTGAAAAAGAATTATTAAAACTTAGTAGCTTATCAACACCCAACAAGGTTATTGGCGTTTTTAAAATTCCTCAAAATGGTATTTTACAGACAAAAGGGTTAATAGTTGCTTTAGATGCTATTAACGATCCAGGAAATTTAGGTACAATTATTAGGTTATGTGACTGGTTTGGTGTATCTCAACTAGTATGCTCATCTGACACTGTTGATTGTTACAATAGCAAAGTGGTACAAGCATCTATGGGTTCTTTAGCCCGAACATCAATTGTTTACACAGATTTAAAAAACTATTTAGGCAATACAGAAATGCTTATTTACGGTGCGGTAATGGATGGGGATAACGTAAACAATACTAAATTGGGAAAAAACGGAATTTTGGTAATGGGCAACGAATCCAATGGTATTTCTCCGGAAATAGAAAAGTTATTAAGTCATAAAATAACTATTCCAAGGTATAGTAAAGATAATACTCCCGAAAGCTTGAACGTAGCAACGGCAACGGCTATTTTATTGAATGAGTTCAGACGTTAAAAACTATTCAAAGGTGAGGTTTAAAAAAATGCCTCTTGTGCCATAATAGTCTATGGGCAAGGTCCAAGGGCTACTTGGATTGTCATCACGAACTATTTCGTTGTTAATTGCAAAAATTCCTCTAATAGATGGTGAAAATTTAAAGTGCGGTAGATAAAAATCTACACCTAAACCAATTTCATACATAAAGTTATTGGTTTTCATTCTAAACTCACCTTCAAAATTATCATCTGAATTTTTCTGGTTACTGGAAAAGTTATAATCGTAAGACACACCTCCAATAACAAAAGCCCGCATATTATCTAAACGGTCTGTTCTGAATTGAAGTAACAATGGAATTCTAAAATAGGTAGCAGGAACTTTTCTTACCCTATCATTTTCGGTATCAGGTATCGTTGGGTTTGAAAAAGTTAACACTTTTGAATTACTAGACAGGCCAGGTTCCAATCTTACGTTGAAATTATCATTTAGATTATAGCCTAACACTAAGCCAATATTAAAACCATACTTATCTTCAACATCTACAAAAGAGTTTTCAATTTCATAACTGATTTTAAAACTCTTTTTATTTATCCCTAAATAATACCCATAGTGGATTTTTTTCTTGTCCTTATTTTCAAGATGGATAATCTTATCTTTTTGAGCAAATGTATTGCCAATAAAAATCAGTACACTAACTATACACAAAAATGATTTGTTCATTCTTTAAATATTATATATTACAACAAAATTCTACTTCCATTTATTTTGTTGCGGTATAAATAGAGGCAGATCCAAAAGTTAAGGGTTTGTTAGTTGCATTATTAAACCCATTTTTTTCTAAAATATTGTTGAACTTTTTGCCATATGGAAAAATAGCTGCAGATTCTGGCAAATAAGTATAAGCTCTTTTGTCCTTAGAGCCTAATTTACCAATGGTTGGGATAATATATTTTGAATAAAAATTAAACAGTTGTTTTACAGGAAATTTTTCAGGTTGTGAAGTTTCTAGCACCACAAAAATTCCTTCGGGTCTTAGTACACGATGAATTTCTTGTAAGCCTTTGTCCAGATTTTCAAAATTTCGAACTCCAAAACCAACGGTTATGGCATCAAAAGTGTTGTCCTCAAAAGGCAGATTTTCAGAATCTCCAATAACCATTTCAATCAATCCCTCAAGGTTTTTCTCTTTAACCTTTTTAATCCCTACTTCTAACATTCCTTTAGAAATGTCCAGACCTACTATTTTTTCAGGTTTTAAATCTGATAACATTATGGCAAAATCACCAGTCCCTGTTGCAATGTCTAAAATGGTTTTAGGCTTTTTTTCTCCTACAATTTTAACTACTTTTTTACGCCATTTTATATCAATACCAAAGGTCATTATCCTGTTTAAGAAATCGTAATTACCCGAAACATTATCAAACATTTCAGCAACTTGCTCTTTTTTACTTAGTTCAGAATCCTTATATGGCGTAACTTTAATGCCCATACTATATTTTTTGCTCTCCTTCGTCAAGAATTTGGAGTATGAAGATGCAAAGATAAGGATTCAAGGTAAATTAATAACCTTATTAATTTTAATATAGCTACCAAATAAAACGCTTTAAATAATATAATTAGCCAAACACTTGACAAAGGGTATATGTATATTGTATATTTGCCTTCGTTTTTTTAAACCCAGCAAAACCCGTATACTACATATGAAATTATCACATTTTAAATTTGATTTACCAGAAGAATTATTAGCAAGCTACCCTTCAGAGCAACGAGATGAAGCAAGGCTAATGGTCTTAGACAGAAAAACACAAAAAATTGAACATAAGCAATTTAAAGATCTCGTACATTATTTTGATGAAGGTGATGTAATGGTTTTTAATAATACAAAGGTTTTTCCAGCAAGGCTATATGGAAACAAAGAAAAAACCGGAGCTAGAATCGAAGTTTTTTTATTACGCGAATTAAATGCAGAAAGCAGATTGTGGGATGTGTTGGTAGATCCAGCACGAAAAATTAGAATTGGTAACAAATTATTTTTTGGAGATAATGACGATTTAGTTGCAGAGGTTATCGACAACACTACTTCTAGAGGTAGAACGTTGCGATTTCTATTTGATGGATCTTACGAAGCATTTAGAAAAAAATTAAAAGAGCTAGGTGAAACTCCATTGCCAAAGTATATAAAAAGAGATGTAGAACCTATAGATGATGAAAGATACCAAACTATTTATGCAAAACATGAAGGGGCTGTTGCCGCACCTACTGCTGGGTTGCATTTCTCTAAGCATCTTTTAAAAAGATTGGAAATTAAAGGAATAAATTTGGCAGAAGTAACTTTGCATGTTGGCTTGGGTACTTTTAACCCTGTTGAAGTAGAAGATTTATCCAAACACAAAATGGATTCTGAGGAAATAGATATTCCTGAAAATGCTTCTAAAATGGTTAATACAGCAATTGATACTAAAAAAAGAGTTATAGCCATTGGTACTACGGTTATGAGAACCTTAGAAAGTTCTGTTTCCGCCGACCATCACCTTAAACCATTTAACGGATGGACAAATAAGTTTATTTTTCCACCTTACGAATTCAGTATTGCCGATGCTATGGTCACCAATTTCCATACGCCAAAATCTACATTAATGATGATGACTTCTGCATTTGCAGGCCATGATTTTCTAAAAGAGGCCTATGCTGAAGCTATTAAAGAAAAATATAATTTTTATTCTTATGGTGATGCCATGCTAATTATCTAATTAGTTTTTACCATCAAATAAAATAGAAAAGCCTTATATTCTAATGATATGAGGCTTTTTTAATACCTTTACGAAAATTGCCCAATTCAACGGGTTTAAAAAAATTGTCATTTTGAAAAAAAAATTACTTTTTATTTTTCTAATTTCCCCATTGTTAATAGCTGCTCAGGTTACTAATGAAGGGCAACCTTTAAGTTGGGGCTTAACCAATACCAAAGCAGTCATAAAACCCATACTTTTGTCTCAATCTAACCTAAAACAACTCAGGACTGAAGATGTTAAAAGTGATAAAACAAAAACTAAACCCTACAGAATCGGTGTTTCTAAAAAAGTTAATTATGGATTGCAAAATGCTGGTTTTTGGACAGATTTATCTAACGGTGACCGTATTTGGAGAATTTCATTTGTGTCAACAGACGCTCTTCATTTAAGTGTTAACTTTAATAATTTTTATCTGCCTGAGGGTAGTAACATTTATTTGTATAATAATGAAAAAACGGACTTGTTAGGTGCAATTACGTCTGCGGCCAATAATGAGAAAAATGAGTTAGGTACTTGGTTTGTAAAAGGAGATAGAATATGGATAGAATATTATGAGCCTTCAGCAGTAAAGGGTCAAGGTAAATTAAATATTGGTTCGGTTATTCATGGTTATAGACTTGGAAACACTACTCAAAAAGGATATGATGATAAATCAATTTTAAAAATAAATAACTCGGGTGATTGTAATCATGATGTTGATTGTGCTATAGGAGCTGATTTTGAAGCCAATAGAGACGAATTAAAAAAATCTGTTGCTTTTTTAAATATGGGAGATGGTTTTATTTGCTCAGGAGCTTTAATAAACAACACTGCTCAAGATAAAAAACCTTACTTTTTATCGGCTGAACATTGTTTAGAAAGAGATTCTGGAAATCCGGCAGCAAATCCTTCAATTTTTTCCATGCGTTTTAATTGGATTAGTCCAAATCCAGTTTGTGCTGCAATTAATGGTAGTACTGATTCTCCTGAAGAGTTTACAATGATGGGGTCTTCTATAAAAGCTCAATATTCTGATGCCGATATGCTATTGTTAGAGTTAAACAACCCTATTCCTAATGATTGGGATGTTACTTTTGCAGGATGGGACAGAACGGATTTTGATCCAACTTTTGAGGTTAGTATTCATCATCCTGAAGGCGATATTATGAAAATTAGTCGAGATGATACTGGAGCCAAAAAAGCAACTTCAGATGGGAAGCAAATCTGGTTAATTGGTGGTTTAAATGATGGTATTGGTGATGGAAATGGATGGGAACTCGGTGTAACCGAAGGTGGCTCTTCAGGTTCGCCTTTATTTAATCAGAATGGGCACATTATAGGGCAATTATATGGCGGAAATGCTCTTTGTACAGGCACATCAGATAACGACGATTTTGATTTGTACGGTCGTTTTGCAATAGCATGGAACAGCGGATCAACGTCAGCTACGAGATTAAGAGATTGGTTAGATCCTCAATCAAATAATGTAAGTACTCTAGACGCTTTGTCAAATACACTAAAAGTAGATGATGGTCATTTTGGGAATAATATCACGTTGTACCCAAATCCTTCAAAAGGAATTGTTAAAATAAAATTGCATGAAATGACAAATGATTTAACTTACGAAGTATATAATTTACTGGGGCAAACTTTAGTTCGTAACACTCCTATTGACAATAATACTATTGACTTAAATAATTTTTCTGATAACATTTACTTTATAAGAATAACCGAAATCGGAACTGGAAATAGTTTGGTTAAAAAGATTATTTTAGGTAAAAAATGACAAAAAAACAAGATATTAGAGCCTTAACGAAAGAGCAACTACGCGACTTTTTTGCTGAAAATAATGATAAAGCTTTTCGTGGTAACCAAGTTTATGAATGGTTATGGAGTAAGGCTACCTATTCTTTTGATGATATGACCAATATCTCAAAAGAAACAAGAACAATGTTGGAGAATAATTTTGTAATTAACCACATAGAAGTTGACCAAATGCAACGTTCTAATGATGGCACTATAAAAAATGCCATAAAGTTGCATGATAATATGATCGTCGAGTCCGTTTTAATTCCAACTGAAACCAGAACAACTGCCTGTGTTTCAAGTCAAGTTGGGTGTAGTTTAGATTGTAATTTTTGTGCTACTGCTCGCTTAAAGCGAATGCGTAATCTTAATCCTGACGAAATTTACGATCAAGTTGTAGCCATTGACAAACAAAGCCGTCTGTACCACAACCGTAAGCTATCGAATATTGTTTTTATGGGTATGGGCGAACCATTGTTAAATTATAAAAATGTATTGGCCTCAATTGAAAAAATTACGTCTGATGAGGGCCTGGGCATGTCACCAAAACGGATTACACTATCTACCGTTGGTATTCCGAAAATGATAAAAAAATTAGCAGATGATGCCGTTAAATTCAATTTAGCAGTTTCTTTACACTCAGCTATTGACGAAGTTCGGTCTAAAATGATGCCCATTAACGAAAAAAGTAATTTAGCAGAATTGTTGGAATCACTTCAATATTGGTATGCCAAAACCAAACAAAAAATAACTTTTGAATACGTAGTTTGGAAAGGTATTAACGACACCCAAAAAGATGCCAATGCCTTGGTAGATTATTGTAAAAAAGTGCCTTCAAAAGTAAATTTGATAGAATATAATGCCATTGACGATGGTGAATTTCAACAAGCCGATGATGATGCTATTGATATGTATGTAAAAATTTTAGAAGCTAACCGTATTGTTGTAAATGTTCGCCGAAGTCGAGGAAAAGATATTGATGCTGCTTGTGGACAGTTAGCTAACAAAACGTAAAAAAGTCTTCAGTCATCAGTAGGCAGTCAGTCTTACCGAGTTGAATTTTACAGATTAACCATTTCATTCCAGTTGTATCCTCTTCTCTCTGGGAAGGTTTAGGGATGGGCTTCTTTTAAAATTTCAAGGTCAATCCCACCAAAAAATTTGTTGTTGCCTGCGGATAGTATCCTGCCCCTTCAATAGTTGTTGTTTGATTTGGTACTGACCATGTATCGTCATAGGTATAATAATATCCGTTAGAAATATACTTTTTATTAAAGATATTATTTACCAAAGCTGAAACAACAATAGATTTGAATATGCTTTTAGGTTTAATCTCATAAAATAGGTTGAAATCACTCACAAAATAGGCCTCAAGTTTTGATCGTTCAGAATCTGTATTGCCCATAAATTGTTCGCCTACGTATTTACTCAAAAAAGAAAATTGCAAATTAGTAATAGGTCTATAGACTATAGCATTTGAAGCCACAATTTCTGGTGAAAAAGAAATATTGGTTTTTCCTAAATTAACCAATTGTCCATCTAATTGAGTTTTATACGCTATATTTTTATTAGAACTAAATGCAATTGCAGGTTGTATTGCAAATTGATTGTTTAGTTGTAATTGAGCATCTAACTCTAATCCTAATCGGTAACTTTCACCGCTGTTAGCTCTAATCGGCGAACCGACATCGTCTAATGCTCCGGTTAAAACTAATTGCTCATTATAGAGCATATAGTACAAATTGCTGTTAATCTTTAGGTTTCCATTACTGTATCGCCAGCCCAGTTCAAAATCGTTCAATTGTTCTGGTTTTACGTCGGCATTGGCCTCAAAATCATCTTTATTTGGTTCTCTGTTGGCTCTAGCATAAGAAAAATACAAATTATTGTTTGGGTTTAATGTATAAGTAATTCCAGCTTTTGGATTAAAAAAACTATATTTTTTGTCAAGTATTAAAGGTGTTCTATCCGAGTTTATCCCTGTGGTTTTATAGTTGAGTAATCGCAATTGCAGATCACCAAAAAGGCTAATCTTATCATTCAATTTATAAGTAGCCTTCGAAAAAAAACTTAAATCTGTTTTTTTACCATTACCATCATAATAACGTTCTCTGATGTTGTTATTTCCAGAAAACTGAGCCCAAATTATTTCTCCGAAATGATCACCATCATAATTACTATAAGATACCCCCGTGTTACTGTTAAGCCTATTGTCCTTGTAATTTACCGAGGCGTTGGCAACATAAAAATCATTATCAAGCCACTTTCGTCGTATTAAGTCGGTT from Aureibaculum sp. 2308TA14-22 includes:
- a CDS encoding TrmH family RNA methyltransferase, whose translation is MLSKNELKLITSLQRKKYRIQHQLFVAEGIKVVNEFLNSNLQIQKLFCVEDYYQSISKYKPELISEKELLKLSSLSTPNKVIGVFKIPQNGILQTKGLIVALDAINDPGNLGTIIRLCDWFGVSQLVCSSDTVDCYNSKVVQASMGSLARTSIVYTDLKNYLGNTEMLIYGAVMDGDNVNNTKLGKNGILVMGNESNGISPEIEKLLSHKITIPRYSKDNTPESLNVATATAILLNEFRR
- the fbaA gene encoding class II fructose-bisphosphate aldolase, which produces MAHNIKPGVATGDQVQEIFNYAKQKGFALPAVNVIGSNTINGVLETARDLNAPVIIQFSNGGAQFNAGKGLSNENQKAAIVGAIAGAKHIHLLAEAYGVPVILHTDHCAKKLLPWIDGLLDASEQHYKETGKPLYSSHMIDLSEEPIEENIEICKKYLARMSKMGMTLEIELGITGGEEDGVDNSDVDESKLYTQPEEVAYAYEELSKVSDKFTVAAAFGNVHGVYKPGNVKLTPKILKNSQEYISEKYGVEHNHIDFVFHGGSGSTVEEIREAIGYGVIKMNIDTDMQYAFMTGVRDYMNEKADYLKSQIGSPDGADSPNKKHYDPRVWLRKGEITFVERLKKAFEDLNNVDTL
- the porT gene encoding type IX secretion/gliding motility protein PorT/SprT codes for the protein MNKSFLCIVSVLIFIGNTFAQKDKIIHLENKDKKKIHYGYYLGINKKSFKISYEIENSFVDVEDKYGFNIGLVLGYNLNDNFNVRLEPGLSSNSKVLTFSNPTIPDTENDRVRKVPATYFRIPLLLQFRTDRLDNMRAFVIGGVSYDYNFSSNQKNSDDNFEGEFRMKTNNFMYEIGLGVDFYLPHFKFSPSIRGIFAINNEIVRDDNPSSPWTLPIDYYGTRGIFLNLTFE
- the tamL gene encoding translocation and assembly module lipoprotein TamL, whose translation is MLNYFAKIIVFIIITVVIISCSATKRIPEDKYLLSKNTIIVDDKKINNPDVLSYLRQTPNTKILGVPISLHIYNFAKPNYEIKFQEWLDKKPNREQKLANVFSKKQVKALEKAYNGINAWFLKNGNAPVISDSTKIKKSANSLTKYYQSKGYFDAEVTFKQIKKDNQKITVDYLVTKNNPYFIDSLTTEISSPVLDSLYQLHKDKSMVVVDDQIDYTKFENEENRLINIFRNSGVYYFGKNNMEYWIDTLGLSPYKTSVLLEINDRIVEENDSAYTEPFKIRKVSEVNVFTDFTYTEKRDIEDYKDHKSYKGYNFYASEKLAYNPKYLANSIIIQPDSIYRATEGQLTRKYLRELQNFKPSLDIIYKEKADGSLRADINLTPQKKYSFGFDNEYITSNIKPFGILGKLSWLNRNVFRGAEVLELSFQGSFLNVAREISDNSKLFNAWEVGSSATLKIPRILFPINTNGIIPKRMTPKTNIGLSIALQRNIGLDRQNITGGIGYTWQSSNTTDHKFELLNVQYINHLRTDRYFTIFRSEARKLNKIAEVIVPDLTYTNENGEIIPLFDITKDDLKHSNYLGYLIDPNQGFSISNPEEYEKAKDVEERRSILTEDVLVPVMSYTYNYSNREGFTDNSFSGFTARLISSGNITSLFVKEPTDGSKKQLFGLDIAQYLKTEVEYKKYWAVNSNTSLVHRTFIGAAFPIGNSDIPFSRSYRAGGSNDIRAWNTFKLGPGSERSGLEFNVGSLKLTSNLEYRFQLVNNFYSALFVDAGNIWDITNSNVTSSKGKFNGLSSLKDIAVGSGFGIRYDFSFLVLRLDAGFKTYEPYLDTNNKWFQNYNFGNAVYNIGINYPF
- the ubiE gene encoding bifunctional demethylmenaquinone methyltransferase/2-methoxy-6-polyprenyl-1,4-benzoquinol methylase UbiE, which encodes MGIKVTPYKDSELSKKEQVAEMFDNVSGNYDFLNRIMTFGIDIKWRKKVVKIVGEKKPKTILDIATGTGDFAIMLSDLKPEKIVGLDISKGMLEVGIKKVKEKNLEGLIEMVIGDSENLPFEDNTFDAITVGFGVRNFENLDKGLQEIHRVLRPEGIFVVLETSQPEKFPVKQLFNFYSKYIIPTIGKLGSKDKRAYTYLPESAAIFPYGKKFNNILEKNGFNNATNKPLTFGSASIYTATK
- the accD gene encoding acetyl-CoA carboxylase, carboxyltransferase subunit beta gives rise to the protein MSSWFKRKDKGIQTATEDKKDVPKGLWYKTPSGKIVDTDELKENFYVSPEDGYHVRIGSNEYFEILFDENKYEELNAKITAKDPLKFEDTKKYTDRLKEAQEKTKLKDAIRTAVGKSYGKELVIAAMDFSFIGGSMGSVVGEKIARAIEYSIKNKIPFLLISKSGGARMQEASYSLMQLVKTSAKLAQLAEVGVPYISLCTDPTTGGTTASYAMLGDVNFAEPNALVAFAGPRVVRDTVGKDLPEGFQRSEFVLEHGFLDKIIERKDLKKQINLYIDLIQNLPIRGEKKEEQK